DNA sequence from the Anas acuta chromosome 21, bAnaAcu1.1, whole genome shotgun sequence genome:
gggaggctgcagcggGTGAGGGTTGTGATCTCCGCGCGGATCTCCGCTCCGGTAAACACTCCCAACAGCCCAGCTTAAGCACTTGACAGTGTTTATAAAGCAGCTTGCAGCAAACAGGCTTGGAAGTGCAGAACAAGTTGGTGTTTACACAAGTgactaattatttatttgaaaatcccCTGGATGATGCTGCGGGCTGTAACGACAAGCACATGGGCAGCGCTGCGCTCTtgccccagcagctctcagggGAGTCTCAGCGGGGATACGGTGAAAAGTTCAAGGCTGTTGGGGCGGGAGgatgccagcagcaccccgcGGTGCCACGTGCCCTCCCGACAGCGCCGGTGCGCTTGAACCAACGCTGCCCTGAGGCTTCTGCTCTGGTGCTCAGCTCAGCATCGAGACGTGCTGCTGCAAGGCCCGGCAACACACGGGTCACatcttcctccagctgctgcctcgAGATGTTGCCAACCTGCTACTGCTGCTACGAGCAGCAGTTTCCAAGAGCTTTTCTGCTGCGTGCGTGGCTGCTCGGGGCTCCTGGTGGTGACGCTGGGGTGCAGTCAGACCCTGGGAGCACATTCCTGGGCACAGGGCTTGCTCCCAGCTGGAGCGGGGTGAGCTCCCATGGTTTCTTTGGTCCCTGTGTGCCATGGGGATGGAAGGTATCTCCCCAGGACAGCTGAGTACAAGGTGTGTGAGCAGCAGGGTCCTGCAACCCTTTGTGATGCCCGGGGCTGCAGCCGGGCACCATTCCAGCCCCACTGCCACTGGCCATTGGGGGCATCAGTGTCTGCACAGTTATTATAAAGGGATTAAAacccttttctgtttcatttgacCTCACAGAGTGAATGTTGTTGCCTTTATTCCCACACAATGGCAGCAGTTGGTGGGGCTGCGCTCTGCCAGCTGCGTACAGAAGAGTGCAGCCCCACCGTGCCGTGCCAGAGCTTACTGCTCAGCCTGGGAGTTGTGCTTCCTCCGCTCCTGGAGCACCCAAATCCACCTCCGCAGCCATTTTCCAGAGCTGCATTTGCAAGGACGGGGAGCTCAGGGCGTTGCAATTGCCTTTGGAGCAAACCGCAGCATCTCGGCAGCTCTCAGGACAatccctccctgtccccagggacaGCGCTGCACACCCAGCTCAACTCCCAGTCCCCAGAGGTGCCCCCTTGATAGGAAACATATTTTGCGCTTGGCAGCCCGCAGTGGCCGTCTGCTGCTTGGCGAGCAGGGGCTGAGGAGCACTGGCACTGCAACGAACAAGTTACAGCTGCAGTTGGGTTCAGCAGCCACAGATGGCAAGACCACGGCAGgcatttccatgaaaaaaaaaaaaaaaaatacctgcagTTTTTTATTAAGGCAAGCAGAAATGTGCAGGTGGGGTTGGAGGGTGATCCCCCAAATTTTGCTCTATGCTTGGCACCGTGCTGGCCCACTCCAGACAGAAACGATGGAGACCTGTGTTCATTATCCAGTGGAGCTAATCCTTTCTCCTCTTCGTTTCCAGTTCCTGCGCGTGCCCGTGGAAACTACGAGCAGCTAACGCTCACTGCCCGAGCCCCCAGATGGGACTAGACCCAAGCTCCTGCGCTCCGTATGGGGATGAAGGCAGAACCATGTTACCTGCTACCTAAGGCCTCTGCTGCTGCGCCGGTAGCTTGTGGATATGGTCCTGCACCAGGCTTCACACACAGACTTTCAGCTCTGAGCCAGCCCCAGAGGTTTTAgtggcagcagagccccccagGCGTGGGACGGACTCCAATCACCCTGCGATACAGGGCTGCAGCGCTGGAGAGTTACTATGCAGCTTGGACTgcttgtggtggtggtttttctGAGCTCGATGGATCTAACAGGCAGCAGCAAAGTGGTGAAGGGCAAGAGGCAAAGACGAAGTACGTATGAAacgtttttcttcttctctgctccTCGTGATGCGCTGCCGTTCGTGGAGAACGGGAATGTTTGGGGATGCGCAGGGTGGGCAGAGCCTCCTGGTGCCCAGCGAGGTCTCAACCTTCCCCTGGTCCtgtgcagctctcctgctcgCAGGATCCTGCCTGTTGTGGTCCCTTTTCCTGTGGTCATGGCTGGGGAGCTGCAACCCGAGGTGCATGGCAAGGGCGGGTTTTAATTATCCCCTGCGGCCAGGACGGGCTTTGGCCAGCCCCACCCCGGGACTCGAGCAGCCCGAAACGCACAAAAGCAGCCGCATGGGCTTCCCCTCATTTAGGCAAGCTCGTTTTAGAACTGGTTTGCATTCAAACGGCTTTAAAttgaattacagaaaaatgattttatgttAAAACTGGGACTGCTGGAGCTCCGTGAGAACAGGGAAAACTCGAGGTCGTGGCTAAAGCTATTAAGCACAATTCCCAGCAAGTCTCGGTTCGTACCTTTGCCACAGAAGCAAACCTCAGTActgtggggtgcaggagggaTGGGGCTGGATCCCTGCTTCCAGAGCCCGAAATGCAGAGGGGAGGTTGGCCCAGACCTGGCCAGCCCTCCTGGCAGCCGGGCACCTCGGGTCCCCGGCCTGGGgatccctctttttttctgtctcattatTGAGGCTGCAGCAACCTCTGCACCCTGCAGACAAGTGGGGACTGGTGACGGGGCAAGGACAAggagcaggggagctgctgggaccCCAGGTCAcggtgggagggagaggaaagctTCCCCACCTCTCAGGCTGGCATGTGAACACTCTGGAGCTCCACACTTGCTTTTGAAGTGTAGTAAACACAGCTTTTaaaggaatacattttaaaatacacgGTCTCTCCATAAACAAGGACACTGCTTGCAtaataaactaataaaaataacctgCATTCTAGCCTGCAAAGAATGCTATTGGtttcaaaacaagcagcatTTTACTTgataattaaaagcagaaaactctCAAGACATGGGATTGAGTATTTTTCTTGGACTGAATCTAGGAGCTGAGAACACATCTCTATTTTGGGGGCAGTGAAATCTCCTACGCTGCCAGATACAGTGAACGCAAGAGGGGTCACAGTGAGATGTAGCTTGGCCTCAGCCCGGCTCAGAGCACAAGGCAGGATTACTCAGAGCGTTTCCCTCCAGCACTGCATGGCCCCGCTCCCTGCTTGCCCTGGAGGTGCCCGGAGCGGCACCGCTGTGTGACCTCTGTTTGGGTGAAATCCTGCTCTAACAGGGCATTTAGGCAATGGGGTGCTGTTTGTAGCTGGTGGCTGCTTTGGGGTCCTGGACATAGCAGACGCAGAGCTGCAGTGAGTGCAGGGGGGCCAAGGCATCCCCTGGGCAAAGCCATGCGCAGGGACAGGGCTAATGAATTATTGAGCTGGGTTTGATTTGTTCTCTCCGGGTGGCACTTATGTCAAGACATGAACTCATACTTCACATCAAATATTTATGGCAGCTTCCCTCAGAGGGGGATTTGTCTCCAGGAAGCTGCTGGCCGCTCTCCAAAGAGCTGGCTCCTGCTCGAGTGGCAGGGCTCAGCAGTGATGCCCTGTCTCAAGCTGGTCGTGGTGCTGTGTCCTCCCTTATGGGACAACCCCAAGCCCTGGGAACCATCAGAAAGGGCAAGGCTGGGGAAAAATCACGGAATTGCAGAGCTCTGGTGTCCTTGTGCCCATGGGTGGGCGCTCACTGCTGCCTCTCTCCTGCTCTTCCAGTTAGCACCGAGCTGAGtcagggctgtgccaggggctgcGACCTGTGCTCCGAGTTCAACGGGTGCCTGAGATGTTCCCCCAAGCTCTTCATCCTTCTGGAGAGGAATGATATCCGGCAAATCGGGATCTGCCTACCATCCTGTCCACTGGGATACTTTGGCCTTCGCAATACAGACATGAACAAGTGCATCAGTGAGTATCAGTGGTGTCTCCATGCCACGGGCAGGTCGTGgtgctcctctcctctgcccatCCATGGTCATGAAGCAGCTCCCTGAGTGAGAACTTCAGCCCAGGGCTGCCTCGTTCAGCCAAAGCACCAGAAAGAAGCTGGACGTGGAAAAACACGCTCACTTCCCTGGCAGTTTCATGCAAACCACCCTGACGGCCAGGTTTCTGTCCAGTTCAGTTTCTTTGCAGCCCATAttgtggctgcagctggagcgGCTGAGACTGGGCTTTGTTCTTTCCACTTCCCCACTTCAGCCAGTTGGTGCTTGGGCTGAACACAAACCCAGACCTTTTCCACCCTGCCTGATTTCCACCTGGAAGCTGCTGATGCAGCACAGTGGCTCTGTCCCATAGCAGGGAACAGTGCAAAGAAAACTAATGGCTATTCGAGTAGCACAACCAGGCCTGGCAGGGCACCCAGAGACTCGCCCTGGCTGCTTGCAGCCTCCTTGGAGCCAGAAGCAAACTGGTGAGAGCGATCAGAAGCCTCCTGAGCCTTCAGGACTTAGCTCTCCCACTGCCCatgcctgctccctgcccacccGTACCCTCCCCaagctgccctgcctgcacagcctcagccccagcacacgCACACAGCGCAAATCACATCTCCCGTGTGCTGCTCAGGCTAGCCCAGCCTGCCAGCACTCGTGTTCGCGTCAGACTGCGTGatggctttgtgtttttgttccCCTCAGAATGCAAAATTGAGAACTGTGAGTCCTGTTTCAGCCGAAACTTTTGCACAAAATGTAAGGAAGGTTTGTATTTGCACAAAGGGAGATGTTACGTCACATGCCCTGAAGGCTACTCTGCTGCCAAC
Encoded proteins:
- the RSPO1 gene encoding R-spondin-1 — translated: MQLGLLVVVVFLSSMDLTGSSKVVKGKRQRRISTELSQGCARGCDLCSEFNGCLRCSPKLFILLERNDIRQIGICLPSCPLGYFGLRNTDMNKCIKCKIENCESCFSRNFCTKCKEGLYLHKGRCYVTCPEGYSAANGTMECSSPAQCEMSEWGPWGPCSKKRKLCGFKKGNEDRTRRILQAPSGDVSLCPATTEVRRCTVQKSQCPEGKRKKKEEQGKQDNTNGNRNRKDTKDAKSGTKKRKSKQRGAVVPATSASPTQ